The following coding sequences lie in one Xylocopa sonorina isolate GNS202 chromosome 7, iyXylSono1_principal, whole genome shotgun sequence genomic window:
- the LOC143425130 gene encoding uncharacterized protein LOC143425130, whose product MPGVCPRCNREVYFAEEKLALGKVWHTFCFSCRNCRKLLNSCNVVTHLGELFCKNCYVRFSLSSANHAIKTTPRLPAAVAFPAKQSLNCYCRDGETSIDNASLNNNRHYQSGKCRLRGGGSEAEETNNYLEERQKQSLENECENLGIVNSITTICDPPPSPTAVTTWYNRQHSTFRSTLPLETRKSNTAAKDCQFEAQQQEADQFEPTTSFSNNEVNITEAQLSVDISSTDKTRAASSDWNNKINKHDPVFEFSGNSVNIPSRRKFAYPLVPPPRNPLPSRRRVSFHDVVFGDTHGGNQTCIMKMQDAHRWPCCSNDSRKECNNSYDIWQADDSVGKNDGGYENVNINRTKDSGRMHFEKSMSDCGEEETLTKCNDIEKNRGQDYCVEGNSELRACRIMNEKDDASLKEDTIAYGHQSGANSSNEFDSNERMRGGCGGSCGPRLKFPCGTVKVAETTCHCRKEPDPCRTVTASCVTCSLPCAERRGCCPPANERPICKKPIIKCRQPCTTEPQGCGGGGCCGGGCRGGCGKPGQTCLPAKSCTVPPCRPCSPCSPPRPCPPQVICCCGRKCGNCCGTGGCSSCCCRPKSPACRVSRTRRCCSTDRADPMDSGCCRPRSGCECLGGGLDCQRCGRKVYQAEMQIVSGMPFHNICFSCYCCRKPLEPLTYQENCGEIYCKQCYVRNFGPQGYGYGVGPGALQTPM is encoded by the exons ATGCCTGGAGTTTGTCCGCGTTGTAATCGCGAGGTTTACTTCGCGGAGGAGAAATTAGCTCTTGGAAAAGTCTGGCACACATTTTGTTTCTCCTGCC GTAACTGTAGGAAATTGCTGAATAGTTGTAACGTGGTGACACATCTTGGTGAATTGTTTTGCAAGAATTGTTACGTTCGTTTCTCTTTGTCATCTGCAAATCATGCGATCAAAACGACACCACGCTTGCCTGCAGCCGTAGCATTTCCGGCCAAACAGTCGTTGAATTGTTACTGCCGTGACGGAGAAACTTCGATTGATAACGCGTCGTTAAATAATAATCGGCATTACCAATCTGGCAAGTGCAGACTTCGCGGTGGTGGTAGCGAAGCAGAGGAGACGAACAATTATCTCGAGGAAAGACAAAAACAATCGTTAGAAAACGAATGTGAAAATCTAGGTATCGTCAATTCGATAACAACGATCTGTGATCCTCCACCAAGTCCAACCGCAGTGACTACATGGTACAATCGGCAACATTCTACGTTTCGCAG TACATTGCCACTGGAGACCAGGAAGAGTAACACTGCCGCGAAAGATTGTCAGTTTGAAGCGCAGCAACAAGAGGCCGATCAGTTTGAGCCAACGACTTCGTTTAGTAATAATGAAGTCAACATTACAGAGGCTCAATTAAG cgTAGATATTTCCAGCACAGACAAAACTCGAGCGGCATCTAGCGACTggaataataaaattaacaaaCACGATCCCGTGTTCGAATTTAGCGGGAATAGCGTCAATATTCCGTCAAGACGAAAGTTTGCGTATCCGCTGGTACCACCGCCTCGCAATCCCCTGCCTTCCCGAAGACGAGTCTCGTTCCACGACGTCGTCTTCGGGGACACGCACGGAGGCAACCAGACTTGTATTATGAAAATGCAGGATGCTCATCGTTGGCCCTGTTGCAGTAACGATAGTAGAAAGGAATGTAACAACTCTTACGACATTTGGCAAGCGGACGATTCGGTTGGTAAAAACGACGGCGGATACGAGAATGTTAATATAAATCGTACCAAGGACAGTGGCAGAATGCATTTCGAGAAAAGCATGTCAGACTGCGGCGAGGAGGAGACGTTAACTAAATGCAACGACATCGAGAAAAATCGTGGCCAAGATTATTGTGTCGAAGGTAATTCGGAGTTGCGCGCGTGCAGAATAATGAACGAGAAGGACGACGCATCGTTGAAAGAAGACACGATCGCGTATGGCCATCAAAGTGGCGCGAATTCATCGAACGAGTTCGACAGCAACGAGCGTATGCGAGGAGGATGCGGTGGATCGTGCGGACCTCGACTTAAATTTCCCTGTGGAACAGTCAAAGTCGCTGAGACTACTTGTCACTGTAGAA AAGAACCAGATCCATGTCGCACTGTTACAGCGTCCTGCGTAACTTGTTCGTTACCGTGTGCCGAGAGGCGTGGCTGCTGTCCACCGGCGAACGAACGACCAATTTGCAAGAAACCGATTATTAAATGTCGTCAACCATGCACCACGGAGCCTCAAGGTTGTGGCGGAGGTGGATGTTGCGGTGGCGGATGTCGTGGTGGTTGCGGAAAACCTGGACAAACGTGTTTACCCGCAAAATCTTGCACGGTACCGCCTTGCCGACCGTGTTCACCGTGTTCTCCACCACGACCATGTCCTCCGCAAGTAATTTGCTGTTGCGGTCGAAAATGTGGAAATTGCTGTGGCACCGGTGGATGTAGCTCGTGTTGCTGTCG GCCCAAAAGCCCTGCGTGTCGAGTGAGTCGAACCAGAAGGTGTTGCAGTACCGATAGAGCAGACCCCATGGACTCTGGATGTTGCCGACCGAGGTCCGGTTGCGAATGTTTAGGCGGCGGTCTTGATTGCCAGCGCTGTGGCCGCAAAGTATATCAAGCCGAAATGCAG ATTGTATCCGGCATGCCTTTTCACAACATATGCTTCAGTTGCTATTGCTGCAGGAAACCTTTAGAACCATTAACCTACCAGGAAAATTGCGGGGAGATTTATTGCAAAC AATGTTACGTTCGAAACTTCGGACCACAGGGATACGGATACGGTGTGGGACCAGGTGCATTACAGACTCCCATGTGA